In the genome of Bombus huntii isolate Logan2020A unplaced genomic scaffold, iyBomHunt1.1 ctg00000060.1, whole genome shotgun sequence, one region contains:
- the LOC126875936 gene encoding omega-amidase NIT2-like encodes MPEIEGAKLYNTCTIWGPDGTLIAKHRKVHLFDIDIPNKITFRESDSLSPGNSLTTFDVKGCKIGIGICYDIRFEEMARIYRNKGCQMLIYPAAFNMTTGPLHWSLLQRSRANDNHLYVACISPARVPSASYVAWGHTQLTNPWGKILYDLETQENMAVTDIKKKKKKKKKKYEAYYIRLSSI; translated from the exons atgcctgaaatagagggcgctaaattgtacaatacctgtactatttggggtcccgatggaactttgatagcaaaacaccgaaag gtacatctattcgacatcgacattcctaataagattacttttcgagagagtgattcactcagtcctggtaactccctaacgacgttcgacgtgaagggctgcaaaataggtattggcatttgctatgatattagattcgaggaaatggcacgcatttatcgtaacaaag gttgccaaatgctgatatatccagcggcattcaatatgaccactggaccactgcactggtcattacttcagcgttccagagcgaatgataatcacttatacgttgcctgcatatcaccggctcgtgttccttcagcaagttacgtcgcatgggggcatacacagttgaccaatccctggggaaagattctttacgatttggaaactcaagagaatatggcagtcaccgatataaaaaaaaaaaaaaaaaaaaaaaaaaaaaaatatgaggcatactatataagattgtcatcgatttaa
- the LOC126875918 gene encoding myosin-2 heavy chain-like, giving the protein MANVEDERLSDEEDLTLEELRSKLAQMNLPISGARSVLVARLNRACKPGRSTPKDSKRGEEPTNQRNLRSKQRAERSQEGEEDLEKLRTKELRARLVSLGLKVTGRKSELRARLQAALEGDDVSSEEESSDESEGEDDKQGAREYRRGTRAVYQDRDEYQQKVCVGSMLSLKDVEDSLEKFSGDDLLSVNQWVEDFEEMAEVWGWSDAHMVAYAKKLLAGSAQAFVRQERCAKFWAKLKKALRNEFENVVRDQQIHGELSHRKKKADESLQQYMYHMCGIAKQGRIDTQSLIDYIIQGIPDEVANKTVLYGARNIEQLKERFRRYEAIRRDMEMRTKFEEPKSSRVKPVAKLSETERNKEPGRSGDARKARCYNCGDAEHVCAECPSKSRGPKCFKCREYGHIASSCDNLGEPSKKVYSVFRSLQTRRGKDVKMENFELSALIDTGSELTLMRADQHVKIGAPRLSREIVGFRGVGSGRNFTLGKFSTNIIIDNESYCITIHVVPDTVMQHSLIIGADFLDTVEISIKGGESFISRIKDENPDECPEVLKIDVETQASEIDLSHVKDMQHRLKRDLKRTKALLRDAQTMLERSKGDSTGKAALRQLKNQLEDAECARAVAVKAKQALEQELNETQASLQEVLRQRSEAEDRVNVASRERTELLSQLEENKEELAEVLKKYRAAVQQVSEERRIVARHVVIGKVDHEMVSSSDSCGQQEDLANITRRKNLAKQQQQDVVDDICEFTEKDSVAGVRVVSSFRIDSKRVNARRTKRQGKSHVRNPSNNIDTKIRYTKDVDDEDDDGIVEDTMNVKTFEKEEIIVSVDGKLSTSSMYEPSLRKCHDAATTIKAPDKSEMGKQTTERKIEEERKRSSSIEDDQAAVFQEERDQLRADAKRRIEEIQIRNKRAYNRRRKKATAYRTGDLVAIERMQRGPGLKLHPKFLGPYRVIKVLQNDRCIVQREGEHEGPRTTSTAADHMKWWNADDSDVSASGDDEHI; this is encoded by the coding sequence atggcaaacgttgaagacgaacgattgtcggatgaagaggatttgacgctggaggagctgaggagtaagctcgcacagatgaatctgcctatatccggtgcgagatcagtgctggttgccaggttgaacagagcgtgcaaacctggtcgatctactcctaaggattcgaagcgtggcgaagaaccaacaaaccagcgaaatctaagaagcaagcagagagccgaacgcagtcaagagggagaggaagacctcgagaagctgaggacgaaagagctgagagcgcgtctcgttagcttggggttgaaggtaacgggaagaaaatccgaactacgcgcgcggctacaggcggccctagaaggagacgatgtatcgtcggaagaagagagctccgacgaaagtgaaggcgaggacgataaacaaggcgcgcgagaatacaggagaggcacgcgagcggtgtatcaggaccgcgatgagtatcagcagaaggtatgcgtcggttcgatgttgagtcttaaagacgtggaagactcattagagaaattcagcggggatgatctgctgagtGTAAATCAAtgggtggaagacttcgaggaaatggcagaagtgtggggttggtcagacgcccacatggtggcctatgctaagaaattactcgcaggctccgctcaggccttcgtacgacaagaGCGATGCGCGAAGTtctgggcaaagctaaaaaaggcgttgaggaatgagtttgaaaatgtagtaagagaccaacagatacatggcgagttatcccatagaaagaagaaagcagatgagagtctgcaacaatatatgtatcacatgtgcgggattgcaaaacaaggaaggattgatacgcaatccttgatagactacattattcaaggcattcccgacgaggtcgcgaacaagactgtgctatacggagccaggaatatcgagcaattaaaagagcgtttcaggcgctacgaagcgataagaagagatatggagatgaggacgaaatttgaggagccgaagagtagcagggtaaagccggtggcgaagctgtccgaaaccgagaggaacaaggaacccggtcgatctggagatgcgaggaaggcgcgatgctacaattgcgGTGATGCGGAGCACGTGTGTGCGGAGTGTCCGAGCAAGTCGAGAGGACCTaaatgcttcaaatgtagggagtacggacacatcgcatcaagttgcgacaatttgggtgagccctcaaaaaaagtttacagcgtgtttcggtcgttacaaacaaggcgtggtaaggatgttaagatggaaaatttcgaattgagcgcgttgatagacaccggtagtgagctgactctaatgcgagcagatcagcatgtgaaaatcggagcgcccagattaagtcgggaaatcgttggatttcgcggtgtcggttccggaaggaattttacgctcgggaaattttcgacgaacattattatagacaatgagtcgtactgtataaccatacacgtagttccagacacagtgatgcaacattcgcttattattggcgcagactttttggacactgttgaaataagtataaaagggggagaatcttttattagtagaataaaggacgaaaatcccgatgagtgtccggaagtcctcaagatagatgtagagacacaggcgagtgagatagatttgtcgcacgttaaggacatgcaacataggctaaaaagagatttgaagagaaccaaagcattgctaagagacgctcaaacgatgctggagagatcgaaaggtgactcgacgggtaaagcagctttacgacagctgaagaaccagttagaagatgcagaatgcgctagagcagttgcagttaaagcgaaacaggcactggagcaagaactgaatgagacgcaggcttcgttgcaggaagtactgcggcaacgttccgaagcagaagatcgtgttaatgtagctagtcgcgaacgaactgagctactgtcgcaattggaagaaaataaagaagagttagcagaagttttgaagaagtatcgggcagctgtgcagcaagtgtcggaggaacggagaatagtggcaagacacgtggtgattggtaaagtggaccacgagatggtgtcctcgtcggattcttgcggccagcaggaggacttagcgaacatcacgaggaggaagaatctggctaaacaacagcaacaggatgttgttgatgatatttgcgaatttactgagaaggatagcgttgcgggtgtgagggttgtttcaagttttcggatagactcgaagagagtgaatgcaaggcgaacgaaaagacaagggaagtcgcacgtgcggaatccctccaataatatcgatacgaagattcgatatacaaaggatgtggatgacgaggacgacgatgggattgtcgaggacacgatgaacgtgaagaccttcgaaaaagaagagatcatagtctcggtagatggtaagttgtcaacgtcttccatgtacgaaccgagcctacgaaaatgtcacgatgctgccacgacgatcaaagcccctgacaagagtgaaatgggtaaacaaacaacggagaggaagatagaggaagagcgaaagaggagcagtagcatcgaggacgaccaggccgcggtgttccaagaggaacgagatcagctgcgtgcggacgcaaagagacggattgaggagatccaaatccgaaacaagcgggcgtataacaggagacgcaagaaggcgacagcatacaggacgggagatctagtggcaatcgagaggatgcagaggggtcccgggctaaagctgcatccgaagtttcttggaccgtatcgggtgataaaagtcctgcaaaatgaccgatgcatagtgcagcgagagggggagcacgaagggccacgtacaacttccacggcagccgatcacatgaaatggtggaatgctgacgatagtgatgtaagtgcgagcggcgatgatgagcacatctga
- the LOC126875937 gene encoding omega-amidase NIT2-like yields MPEIEGDKLYNTCTIWGPDGTLIAKHRKVHLFDIDIPNKITFRESDSLSPGNSLTTFDVKGCKIGIGICYDIRFEEMARIYRNKGCQMLIYPAAFNMTTGPLHWSLLQRSRANDNHLYVACISPARVPSASYVAWGHTQLTNPWGKILYDLETQENMTVTDVKKKKKKKKYEAYYIRLSSI; encoded by the exons atgcctgaaatagagggcgataaattgtacaatacctgtactatttggggtcccgatggaactttgatagcaaaacaccgaaag gtacatctattcgacatcgacattcctaataagattacttttcgagagagtgattcactcagtcctggtaactccctaacgacgttcgacgtgaagggctgcaaaataggtattggcatttgctatgatattagattcgaggaaatggcacgcatttatcgtaacaaag gttgccaaatgctgatatatccagcggcattcaatatgaccactggaccactgcactggtcattacttcagcgttccagagcgaatgataatcacttatacgttgcctgcatatcaccggctcgtgttccttcagcaagttacgtcgcatgggggcatacacagttgaccaatccctggggaaagattctttacgatttggaaactcaagagaatatgacAGTCACCGatgtcaaaaaaaaaaaaaaaaaaaaaaaatatgaggcatactatataagattgtcatcgatttaa
- the LOC126875929 gene encoding venom serine protease Bi-VSP-like — translation MYIHNYDYCILGVWPWIVALGFRNPRNPDKPLWKCGGSLISARHVLTAAHCAHMDGIENIHNHNIAILRLVEEVPFSRYVYPICTKELLRKSNFVGYNPLVAGWGALRYRRPRRNALMEVQMPVIKNAECKIAYSKFPNAPDVTDGIICAERAQGGKDSCTADRGGPLLIQHELTSYLIDYRFLYDSQ, via the exons atgtatattcacaactatgactattgcattttaggcgtttggccatggatcgttgcattaggttttcgtaatccccgaaacccagacaaaccactatggaagtgcggaggttccctgatatcggctaggcatgttttgaccgcagcacattgtgcacatatggatggaatagaaaacatacacaatcataatattgccattcttagattggtggaggaggtgccattttcga ggtacgtatatcccatttgtacgaaagagctcctgcgaaagagcaacttcgtcggctataacccccttgttgctggatggggagcattaagatata gacgaccacgacgtaatgcattaatggaagtacaaatgccagtgattaagaacgccgaatgcaaaatagcttattccaaatttcctaatgcacctgatgtcactgatggtataatatgcgccgaacgtGCTCAGGGTGGaaaggattcttgtacg gctgaccgcggcggaccactgctgatacaacatgaattaacctcgtatttaatag attatagattcctatacgactctcagtaa